The following proteins come from a genomic window of Acinonyx jubatus isolate Ajub_Pintada_27869175 chromosome C1, VMU_Ajub_asm_v1.0, whole genome shotgun sequence:
- the SH3D21 gene encoding SH3 domain-containing protein 21 isoform X3, translating into MAHTTAPLSRCPPRGARDSRLSQVCPDRSLLRRAPARSSARRGAGPGRIPRAEGGRTESGPRGRGPAGVRGVRTGLAARRATGSLWPLPREVGAGDPRGSARRREGAEPALCAPPRSPRQISGPPKMVQGELQLQPGAGGRAEVASWGDCGSDKGGLGNPDMPSVSPSPQRPPKLSSLTYDSPPDYLQTVSRPEIYRVLFDYQPEAPDELALRRGDEVKVLRKTTEDKGWWEGESQGRRGVFPDNFVLPPPPIKKLIPRKVASRESAPLKEPKRMMPKAALPTVKKLVTAPTGPSKPKPSWIPSGDSQKRPSRDSGSSGSFLRRGPGHPGRKGSKTQTSWQRSATSQEEEQSSLAKAPPVNKTPTLDKTPSPEKTLSPDKTPTPEETLTPDKVPISEEARILEFKGPAPENPSPEESLTLDKAPSPHSVTSGDEAPAPDVPPEDEAPGPKMALAGDETPTLEKVLTPEQVLSAEASTRDNTQLHHFSPEQALLKFKSLVANEAQSQEVHMPEEPDLCMRTYPVDQRDSSPFQSESKPGSVPAQEVPGQHEATQKEEAPPKEQESPKEIAPVQKNPHPIKSTPDPQETTSLLSPVPQNLTDSKSDRGDIMRLQDEVESLKRSLERMWVQLERKLTDIWEELKSEKEKRLLLEVGGVRIPGGWGLALPCPPLLTPSPD; encoded by the exons ATGGCTCACACCACCGCCCCGCTCTCCCGTTGTCCTCCACGCGGAGCCCGGGATTCTCGCCTAAGCCAGGTGTGCCCAGACCGGTCCCTTCTGAGACGCGCCCCCGCCCGGTCCTCCGCCCGCAGAGGTGCTGGTCCTGGCCGGATACCGCGCGCAGAAGGAGGACGAACTGAATCTGGCCCCCGGGGACGTGGTCCGGCAGGTGTGCGAGGGGTCCGCACGGGGCTGGCTGCGCGGAGAGCTACGGGGTCGTTGTGGCCTCTTCCCCGAGAGGTCGGTGCAG GAGATCCCCGAGGCTCTGCGCGGCGCCGGGAAGGCGCCGAGCCCGCGCTGTGCGCGCCGCCGAG GTCGCCCCGCCAAATCTCGGGGCCCCCAAAGATGGTGCAAGGTGAACTTCAACTACAGCCCGGAGCAGGCGGACGAGCTGAAGTTGCAAGCTGGGGAGATTGTGGAAGTGATAAAGGAG GCCTTGGGAACCCAGACATGCCTTCAGTCAGCCCCAGTCCCCAGCGGCCTCCCAAG CTGAGCAGCCTGACCTATGACAGCCCTCCAGACTACCTGCAGACAG TCTCCCGCCCTGAGATCTATAGGGTGCTGTTCGACTACCAGCCTGAGGCCCCAGATGAGTTGGCACTGCGGAGAGGAGACGAGGTGAAAGTACTGAGGAAG ACCACAGAGGATAAGGGCTGGTGGGAAGGAGAGTCTCAAGGCAGAAGAGGAGTCTTTCCAGACAACtttgtgctccccccaccccca ATCAAGAAGCTGATCCCACGGAAAGTGGCATCTCGGGAGTCAG cTCCTCTTAAGGAACCAAAAAGGATGATGCCCAAAGCAGCCCTGCCTACAGTCAAGAAGCTGGTGACAGCCCCCACTGGGCCCAGCAAACCCAA GCCATCTTGGATACCCAGTGGAGACAGTCAGAAGCGCCCCTCCCGAGACTCTG GCTCCAGTGGCAGCTTCCTCAGAAGGGGTCCAGGCCACCCTGGTAGAAAGGGATCGAAAACCCAGACTTCCTGGCAGCGCTCTGCCACCAGTCAG gaggaagagcagagcaGCCTGGCAAAGGCCCCTCCTGTGAATAAAACCCCTACTCTGGACAAGACTCCCAGCCCAGAGAAGACTCTGTCTCCGGATAAGACCCCCACTCCAGAGGAAACCCTGACTCCAGATAAGGTCCCCATTTCAGAGGAGGCCCGGATTCTGGAGTTCAAGGGCCCAGCCCCAGAGAACCCCAGCCCAGAGGAGAGCCTGACTCTGGACAAGGCTCCCAGCCCACACAGCGTGACTTCTGGGGATGAGGCCCCTGCCCCAGACGTCCCACCTGAGGATGAAGCCCCTGGCCCAAAGATGGCCCTGGCTGGGGATGAGACCCCCACCCTAGAAAAGGTCTTGACCCCTGAGCAGGTGCTCTCTGCAGAGGCCTCCACTAGAGACAACACTCAGCTCCATCACTTCTCTCCAGAGCAAGCCCTGCTGAAGTTCAAGTCTCTCGTGGCCAatgaggctcaatcccaagaGGTCCATATGCCAGAGGAGCCTGACCTCTGCATGAGGACATACCCTGTGGATCAGAGGGACAGCTCCCCGTTCCAGTCTGAGTCCAAGCCAGGGTCCGTGCCTGCCCAGGAGGTACCTGGGCAGCATGAGGCTACCCAGAAGGAGGAGGCACCCCCCAAAGAGCAGGAGTCCCCCAAAGAGATAGCCCCTGTTCAAAAGAATCCTCATCCTATCAAGTCGACTCCAGACCCCCAAGAGACTACCAGCCTACTTTCTCCGGTCCCACAAAATCTCACGGACAGCAAAAGTGACAGAGGCGATATAATGAGGCTACAGGACGAGGTGGAGTCTTTAAAAAGGTCGCTGGAGCGGATGTGGGTGCAGCTGGA GAGGAAGCTGACGGACATCTGGGAGGAGCtgaagagtgagaaagagaagcgCCTGTtgctggaggtgggtggggtgcggatcccagggggctgggggctggccctcccctgcccgccTCTCCTGACGCCCTCTCCCGACTAG
- the SH3D21 gene encoding SH3 domain-containing protein 21 isoform X1 — protein MAHTTAPLSRCPPRGARDSRLSQVCPDRSLLRRAPARSSARRGAGPGRIPRAEGGRTESGPRGRGPAGVRGVRTGLAARRATGSLWPLPREVGAGDPRGSARRREGAEPALCAPPRSPRQISGPPKMVQGELQLQPGAGGRAEVASWGDCGSDKGGLGNPDMPSVSPSPQRPPKLSSLTYDSPPDYLQTVSRPEIYRVLFDYQPEAPDELALRRGDEVKVLRKTTEDKGWWEGESQGRRGVFPDNFVLPPPPVSMEPDTQIKKLIPRKVASRESAPLKEPKRMMPKAALPTVKKLVTAPTGPSKPKPSWIPSGDSQKRPSRDSGSSGSFLRRGPGHPGRKGSKTQTSWQRSATSQEEEQSSLAKAPPVNKTPTLDKTPSPEKTLSPDKTPTPEETLTPDKVPISEEARILEFKGPAPENPSPEESLTLDKAPSPHSVTSGDEAPAPDVPPEDEAPGPKMALAGDETPTLEKVLTPEQVLSAEASTRDNTQLHHFSPEQALLKFKSLVANEAQSQEVHMPEEPDLCMRTYPVDQRDSSPFQSESKPGSVPAQEVPGQHEATQKEEAPPKEQESPKEIAPVQKNPHPIKSTPDPQETTSLLSPVPQNLTDSKSDRGDIMRLQDEVESLKRSLERMWVQLERKLTDIWEELKSEKEKRLLLEVGGVRIPGGWGLALPCPPLLTPSPD, from the exons ATGGCTCACACCACCGCCCCGCTCTCCCGTTGTCCTCCACGCGGAGCCCGGGATTCTCGCCTAAGCCAGGTGTGCCCAGACCGGTCCCTTCTGAGACGCGCCCCCGCCCGGTCCTCCGCCCGCAGAGGTGCTGGTCCTGGCCGGATACCGCGCGCAGAAGGAGGACGAACTGAATCTGGCCCCCGGGGACGTGGTCCGGCAGGTGTGCGAGGGGTCCGCACGGGGCTGGCTGCGCGGAGAGCTACGGGGTCGTTGTGGCCTCTTCCCCGAGAGGTCGGTGCAG GAGATCCCCGAGGCTCTGCGCGGCGCCGGGAAGGCGCCGAGCCCGCGCTGTGCGCGCCGCCGAG GTCGCCCCGCCAAATCTCGGGGCCCCCAAAGATGGTGCAAGGTGAACTTCAACTACAGCCCGGAGCAGGCGGACGAGCTGAAGTTGCAAGCTGGGGAGATTGTGGAAGTGATAAAGGAG GCCTTGGGAACCCAGACATGCCTTCAGTCAGCCCCAGTCCCCAGCGGCCTCCCAAG CTGAGCAGCCTGACCTATGACAGCCCTCCAGACTACCTGCAGACAG TCTCCCGCCCTGAGATCTATAGGGTGCTGTTCGACTACCAGCCTGAGGCCCCAGATGAGTTGGCACTGCGGAGAGGAGACGAGGTGAAAGTACTGAGGAAG ACCACAGAGGATAAGGGCTGGTGGGAAGGAGAGTCTCAAGGCAGAAGAGGAGTCTTTCCAGACAACtttgtgctccccccacccccagtgagtATGGAGCCAGACACTCAG ATCAAGAAGCTGATCCCACGGAAAGTGGCATCTCGGGAGTCAG cTCCTCTTAAGGAACCAAAAAGGATGATGCCCAAAGCAGCCCTGCCTACAGTCAAGAAGCTGGTGACAGCCCCCACTGGGCCCAGCAAACCCAA GCCATCTTGGATACCCAGTGGAGACAGTCAGAAGCGCCCCTCCCGAGACTCTG GCTCCAGTGGCAGCTTCCTCAGAAGGGGTCCAGGCCACCCTGGTAGAAAGGGATCGAAAACCCAGACTTCCTGGCAGCGCTCTGCCACCAGTCAG gaggaagagcagagcaGCCTGGCAAAGGCCCCTCCTGTGAATAAAACCCCTACTCTGGACAAGACTCCCAGCCCAGAGAAGACTCTGTCTCCGGATAAGACCCCCACTCCAGAGGAAACCCTGACTCCAGATAAGGTCCCCATTTCAGAGGAGGCCCGGATTCTGGAGTTCAAGGGCCCAGCCCCAGAGAACCCCAGCCCAGAGGAGAGCCTGACTCTGGACAAGGCTCCCAGCCCACACAGCGTGACTTCTGGGGATGAGGCCCCTGCCCCAGACGTCCCACCTGAGGATGAAGCCCCTGGCCCAAAGATGGCCCTGGCTGGGGATGAGACCCCCACCCTAGAAAAGGTCTTGACCCCTGAGCAGGTGCTCTCTGCAGAGGCCTCCACTAGAGACAACACTCAGCTCCATCACTTCTCTCCAGAGCAAGCCCTGCTGAAGTTCAAGTCTCTCGTGGCCAatgaggctcaatcccaagaGGTCCATATGCCAGAGGAGCCTGACCTCTGCATGAGGACATACCCTGTGGATCAGAGGGACAGCTCCCCGTTCCAGTCTGAGTCCAAGCCAGGGTCCGTGCCTGCCCAGGAGGTACCTGGGCAGCATGAGGCTACCCAGAAGGAGGAGGCACCCCCCAAAGAGCAGGAGTCCCCCAAAGAGATAGCCCCTGTTCAAAAGAATCCTCATCCTATCAAGTCGACTCCAGACCCCCAAGAGACTACCAGCCTACTTTCTCCGGTCCCACAAAATCTCACGGACAGCAAAAGTGACAGAGGCGATATAATGAGGCTACAGGACGAGGTGGAGTCTTTAAAAAGGTCGCTGGAGCGGATGTGGGTGCAGCTGGA GAGGAAGCTGACGGACATCTGGGAGGAGCtgaagagtgagaaagagaagcgCCTGTtgctggaggtgggtggggtgcggatcccagggggctgggggctggccctcccctgcccgccTCTCCTGACGCCCTCTCCCGACTAG
- the SH3D21 gene encoding SH3 domain-containing protein 21 isoform X8 — MAHTTAPLSRCPPRGARDSRLSQVCPDRSLLRRAPARSSARRGAGPGRIPRAEGGRTESGPRGRGPAGVRGVRTGLAARRATGSLWPLPREVGAGDPRGSARRREGAEPALCAPPRSPRQISGPPKMVQGELQLQPGAGGRAEVASWGDCGSDKGGLGNPDMPSVSPSPQRPPKLSSLTYDSPPDYLQTVSRPEIYRVLFDYQPEAPDELALRRGDEVKVLRKTTEDKGWWEGESQGRRGVFPDNFVLPPPPIKKLIPRKVASRESAPLKEPKRMMPKAALPTVKKLVTAPTGPSKPKPSWIPSGDSQKRPSRDSGSSGSFLRRGPGHPGRKGSKTQTSWQRSATSQEEEQSSLAKAPPVNKTPTLDKTPSPEKTLSPDKTPTPEETLTPDKVPISEEARILEFKGPAPENPSPEESLTLDKAPSPHSVTSGDEAPAPDVPPEDEAPGPKMALAGDETPTLEKVLTPEQVLSAEASTRDNTQLHHFSPEQALLKFKSLVANEAQSQEVHMPEEPDLCMRTYPVDQRDSSPFQSESKPGSVPAQEVPGQHEATQKEEAPPKEQESPKEIAPVQKNPHPIKSTPDPQETTSLLSPVPQNLTDSKSDRGDIMRLQDEVESLKRSLERMWVQLERKLTDIWEELKSEKEKRLLLEVQMKQGTQESRTRGSIHVQTQTH; from the exons ATGGCTCACACCACCGCCCCGCTCTCCCGTTGTCCTCCACGCGGAGCCCGGGATTCTCGCCTAAGCCAGGTGTGCCCAGACCGGTCCCTTCTGAGACGCGCCCCCGCCCGGTCCTCCGCCCGCAGAGGTGCTGGTCCTGGCCGGATACCGCGCGCAGAAGGAGGACGAACTGAATCTGGCCCCCGGGGACGTGGTCCGGCAGGTGTGCGAGGGGTCCGCACGGGGCTGGCTGCGCGGAGAGCTACGGGGTCGTTGTGGCCTCTTCCCCGAGAGGTCGGTGCAG GAGATCCCCGAGGCTCTGCGCGGCGCCGGGAAGGCGCCGAGCCCGCGCTGTGCGCGCCGCCGAG GTCGCCCCGCCAAATCTCGGGGCCCCCAAAGATGGTGCAAGGTGAACTTCAACTACAGCCCGGAGCAGGCGGACGAGCTGAAGTTGCAAGCTGGGGAGATTGTGGAAGTGATAAAGGAG GCCTTGGGAACCCAGACATGCCTTCAGTCAGCCCCAGTCCCCAGCGGCCTCCCAAG CTGAGCAGCCTGACCTATGACAGCCCTCCAGACTACCTGCAGACAG TCTCCCGCCCTGAGATCTATAGGGTGCTGTTCGACTACCAGCCTGAGGCCCCAGATGAGTTGGCACTGCGGAGAGGAGACGAGGTGAAAGTACTGAGGAAG ACCACAGAGGATAAGGGCTGGTGGGAAGGAGAGTCTCAAGGCAGAAGAGGAGTCTTTCCAGACAACtttgtgctccccccaccccca ATCAAGAAGCTGATCCCACGGAAAGTGGCATCTCGGGAGTCAG cTCCTCTTAAGGAACCAAAAAGGATGATGCCCAAAGCAGCCCTGCCTACAGTCAAGAAGCTGGTGACAGCCCCCACTGGGCCCAGCAAACCCAA GCCATCTTGGATACCCAGTGGAGACAGTCAGAAGCGCCCCTCCCGAGACTCTG GCTCCAGTGGCAGCTTCCTCAGAAGGGGTCCAGGCCACCCTGGTAGAAAGGGATCGAAAACCCAGACTTCCTGGCAGCGCTCTGCCACCAGTCAG gaggaagagcagagcaGCCTGGCAAAGGCCCCTCCTGTGAATAAAACCCCTACTCTGGACAAGACTCCCAGCCCAGAGAAGACTCTGTCTCCGGATAAGACCCCCACTCCAGAGGAAACCCTGACTCCAGATAAGGTCCCCATTTCAGAGGAGGCCCGGATTCTGGAGTTCAAGGGCCCAGCCCCAGAGAACCCCAGCCCAGAGGAGAGCCTGACTCTGGACAAGGCTCCCAGCCCACACAGCGTGACTTCTGGGGATGAGGCCCCTGCCCCAGACGTCCCACCTGAGGATGAAGCCCCTGGCCCAAAGATGGCCCTGGCTGGGGATGAGACCCCCACCCTAGAAAAGGTCTTGACCCCTGAGCAGGTGCTCTCTGCAGAGGCCTCCACTAGAGACAACACTCAGCTCCATCACTTCTCTCCAGAGCAAGCCCTGCTGAAGTTCAAGTCTCTCGTGGCCAatgaggctcaatcccaagaGGTCCATATGCCAGAGGAGCCTGACCTCTGCATGAGGACATACCCTGTGGATCAGAGGGACAGCTCCCCGTTCCAGTCTGAGTCCAAGCCAGGGTCCGTGCCTGCCCAGGAGGTACCTGGGCAGCATGAGGCTACCCAGAAGGAGGAGGCACCCCCCAAAGAGCAGGAGTCCCCCAAAGAGATAGCCCCTGTTCAAAAGAATCCTCATCCTATCAAGTCGACTCCAGACCCCCAAGAGACTACCAGCCTACTTTCTCCGGTCCCACAAAATCTCACGGACAGCAAAAGTGACAGAGGCGATATAATGAGGCTACAGGACGAGGTGGAGTCTTTAAAAAGGTCGCTGGAGCGGATGTGGGTGCAGCTGGA GAGGAAGCTGACGGACATCTGGGAGGAGCtgaagagtgagaaagagaagcgCCTGTtgctggag GTGCAGATGAAGCAGGGGACCCAGGAGTCCCGGACCCGGGGCTCCATCCACGTGCAGACGCAGACGCACTGA